In Halobaculum limi, one DNA window encodes the following:
- a CDS encoding PPOX class F420-dependent oxidoreductase: MIPESHIDIFESESFAHLSTVMPNGMPQVTPVWVDHEDGEYVLVNTARGRRKEKNIRNNPKVGLSVTDPDDPYRYVSVMGEAELTEEGAVEHIDKLAKRYFDVDEYPHHGEESGPRVIVRIPTERIITSG, encoded by the coding sequence GTGATTCCCGAGTCACACATCGACATCTTCGAGTCCGAGTCGTTCGCGCACCTCTCGACGGTGATGCCGAACGGGATGCCCCAGGTCACGCCGGTGTGGGTCGACCACGAGGACGGCGAGTACGTCCTCGTCAACACCGCTCGCGGGCGGCGCAAGGAGAAGAACATCCGAAACAACCCGAAGGTCGGCCTGTCGGTCACCGACCCCGACGACCCGTACCGGTACGTCTCGGTGATGGGTGAAGCGGAGTTAACCGAGGAGGGTGCAGTCGAACACATCGACAAACTCGCCAAGCGCTACTTCGACGTCGACGAGTACCCCCACCACGGCGAGGAGTCTGGGCCGCGCGTCATCGTTCGAATCCCGACCGAACGGATCATCACGAGTGGGTGA
- a CDS encoding MarR family transcriptional regulator, translating into MSTSTADPDAADALTETEYRDLLRELPPSAKLVAKVLEGDAPLSQGQLAEESLLPDRTVRYALNRLEEQGLVGSRYSFKDARKQVYFLNR; encoded by the coding sequence ATGAGCACCAGTACCGCGGACCCGGACGCTGCCGACGCGCTCACCGAAACTGAATACCGTGATCTCTTGCGGGAACTTCCGCCCAGCGCGAAGCTCGTCGCAAAGGTCCTCGAGGGCGACGCTCCGCTCTCGCAGGGGCAACTCGCGGAGGAGTCGCTGCTGCCCGACCGCACGGTCCGCTACGCACTCAATCGGCTGGAAGAGCAGGGCCTCGTCGGCTCACGCTACTCCTTCAAGGACGCACGCAAGCAGGTATACTTCCTGAATCGGTAA
- a CDS encoding amidohydrolase family protein has translation MLELEHGFRVVDVHARLDPDDGAVVASRGREVSPERLQREMHQAGVVQSAVSPGRRPAGEGYLRANNAVARLSVDRPFCAMARLNGPRDPRDSPVSRLRNFTAAPADHHTGPGDVEQYAYDSRLHGFVLDPLHDGLPTEETLDQLAAAGEPVRVHAGTGYPPASVAETVLEYDFPVILSSFGGYPLDRELMDRALELLDSYDDLYLDTAFVRFRDVLERGLLEHPDRILFGSGAPDTHPDVGVMEILTLDVSEDLLDRALSKNAARVIEGLAPGADA, from the coding sequence ATGCTGGAACTGGAGCACGGGTTCCGCGTCGTGGACGTCCACGCCCGGCTCGACCCCGACGACGGGGCCGTCGTCGCCTCGCGGGGGCGGGAGGTGTCGCCCGAGCGACTCCAGCGCGAGATGCATCAGGCGGGCGTCGTGCAGTCGGCCGTCTCGCCCGGCCGGCGACCCGCCGGCGAAGGGTACCTCCGCGCGAACAACGCCGTCGCCCGGCTGTCGGTCGACCGCCCCTTCTGTGCGATGGCGCGACTCAACGGCCCGCGCGATCCACGCGATTCGCCAGTCTCGCGACTTCGCAACTTCACCGCCGCGCCCGCCGACCACCACACCGGCCCCGGCGACGTCGAGCAGTACGCGTACGACAGTCGCCTCCACGGGTTCGTCCTCGACCCGCTTCACGACGGCCTGCCGACCGAGGAGACGCTCGACCAACTCGCGGCCGCAGGCGAACCCGTCAGGGTCCACGCGGGGACGGGGTATCCGCCCGCGTCGGTCGCAGAGACCGTTCTCGAGTACGACTTCCCGGTCATCCTCTCGTCGTTCGGCGGCTACCCCCTCGACCGCGAGTTGATGGACAGGGCGCTCGAACTGCTCGACTCCTACGACGACCTGTATCTCGACACCGCCTTCGTCCGCTTCCGCGACGTGCTCGAACGCGGACTACTGGAACATCCCGACCGCATCCTGTTCGGGTCGGGCGCGCCCGACACCCACCCAGACGTGGGCGTGATGGAGATTCTGACGCTCGACGTGTCGGAAGACCTGCTTGACCGTGCGCTCTCGAAGAACGCCGCGCGCGTCATCGAAGGACTCGCCCCGGGCGCAGACGCCTGA
- the thsA gene encoding thermosome subunit alpha: MQQPLYILTESTQRTSGLDARRSNVAAGRAVASAVRTTLGPRGMDKMLVDSSGEVVITNDGATILKEMDIEHPAAQMLVEVAESQEAEVGDGTTTAAVLAGELLARAEDLLDDDVHATAVVEGYHEALRLALDAVDGMVIEGEVDRDVLLTVAESAMTGKGTGDLATHSLAEIVVDAVLQVADDDRRVDRDDIRVFTRTGASAAATELVRGVVIKKEPANDNMPRTVEDATVAVLDLKLDVRSGEVDTEYTISSVEQLDAALSAEDAERRSIAKTLSEAGVDVVFCSKKISDPVAAYLADAGILAFSNVKKSDARAFARATGARRLGTLDGMESGDLGTAASVRVEKHSGDDIAFLEGSDDSRTVTLFVRGSTDHVVDETERAIDDALGVVVAAFEDGEIVPGAGAVEIAVSDHLRAGANAITGRKALAVEAFADAVDAIPRTLAENAGLDPIDALVDLRARHDRDGVAGIVIDGPTVEITNPADESVVDPAAVKREALQSATEAATMILRIDDVIAAN; encoded by the coding sequence ATGCAGCAACCCCTCTACATCCTGACAGAGTCGACCCAGCGCACCAGCGGTCTCGACGCGCGCCGGTCGAACGTCGCCGCGGGACGCGCGGTAGCCAGCGCGGTCCGAACGACGCTCGGACCGCGCGGGATGGACAAGATGCTGGTTGACTCCTCTGGTGAGGTCGTCATCACGAACGACGGCGCGACCATCCTCAAGGAGATGGACATCGAGCACCCCGCCGCGCAGATGCTCGTCGAAGTCGCTGAGTCCCAGGAGGCCGAGGTCGGCGACGGCACGACGACCGCGGCCGTCCTTGCGGGCGAACTGCTCGCGCGTGCGGAAGACCTCCTCGACGACGACGTCCACGCGACCGCCGTGGTCGAAGGCTACCACGAGGCGTTGCGCCTCGCACTCGACGCCGTCGACGGGATGGTCATCGAGGGTGAGGTCGACCGCGACGTGCTCTTGACCGTCGCCGAGTCCGCGATGACCGGCAAGGGGACGGGCGACCTCGCAACCCACTCGCTGGCCGAGATCGTCGTCGACGCCGTGTTGCAGGTGGCCGACGACGACCGCCGCGTCGACCGCGACGACATCCGCGTGTTCACCCGCACGGGCGCGTCGGCGGCCGCGACAGAACTCGTTCGCGGTGTCGTGATCAAGAAAGAACCCGCGAACGACAACATGCCCCGCACGGTCGAGGACGCGACGGTCGCCGTCCTCGATCTGAAACTCGACGTGCGCTCCGGCGAAGTCGACACCGAGTACACCATCTCCTCGGTCGAGCAACTCGACGCTGCGCTCTCCGCGGAGGACGCCGAGCGCCGCAGCATCGCGAAGACGCTCTCGGAGGCAGGCGTGGACGTCGTCTTCTGCTCGAAGAAGATCTCCGACCCCGTCGCCGCGTACCTCGCCGACGCGGGCATCCTCGCGTTCTCGAACGTGAAGAAGTCCGACGCGCGTGCGTTCGCCCGCGCGACCGGCGCTCGCCGCCTCGGAACGCTCGACGGCATGGAGTCGGGTGACCTCGGCACCGCCGCCTCGGTCCGCGTCGAGAAGCACTCGGGCGACGACATCGCCTTCCTCGAGGGCAGCGACGACTCCCGAACCGTGACGCTGTTCGTCCGCGGGTCGACCGACCACGTGGTCGACGAGACCGAACGCGCGATCGACGACGCCCTCGGCGTGGTCGTTGCGGCGTTCGAGGACGGTGAGATCGTTCCCGGCGCAGGCGCAGTCGAGATCGCAGTCTCCGACCACCTCCGCGCTGGCGCGAACGCGATCACCGGCCGCAAGGCGCTGGCCGTCGAGGCGTTCGCCGACGCAGTCGACGCTATCCCGCGCACGCTCGCAGAGAACGCGGGGCTGGACCCAATCGACGCGCTGGTCGACCTCCGCGCGCGCCACGACCGCGACGGCGTCGCCGGCATCGTGATCGACGGGCCGACCGTCGAAATCACCAACCCCGCCGACGAGTCCGTCGTCGACCCCGCGGCCGTCAAGCGCGAGGCACTCCAGTCGGCCACCGAGGCCGCGACGATGATCCTCCGCATCGACGACGTCATCGCGGCGAACTGA
- a CDS encoding glycosyltransferase family 2 protein encodes MDLSVVVPTLNGRERLAASLDSLAAVAPGAEVIVVNGPSADGTTGMVRDRDDVDVLVEISARNVNVARNAGIEVASGDAVAFVGYDYRVEDDWYAAVRAAFEEGAPVVTGPLRRTVKGGATSQGPERRQIADREVSYFNGRNVAFRRGVLDDLDGFDEYLETGGARDASHRLAGMSVPVEWDAEMAARRKSEATDGGVADRELGWKYRALAYRLIKNYGTRPTVVRRTLSHASSDAVAAFRDVLRGDATPTSWAGNGRDVVTGIASGVSDGLVARTKDRSPRRNPNGVSARADRAVARYDRRTE; translated from the coding sequence ATGGATCTCTCGGTCGTCGTCCCGACGCTCAACGGACGGGAGCGACTCGCCGCGAGCCTCGACTCGCTGGCGGCGGTCGCGCCGGGGGCGGAGGTCATCGTCGTCAACGGCCCCTCCGCCGACGGCACGACCGGGATGGTGCGCGACCGCGACGACGTGGACGTTCTCGTGGAGATATCCGCACGCAACGTCAACGTCGCCCGCAACGCCGGCATCGAAGTCGCGAGCGGCGACGCCGTCGCGTTCGTCGGCTACGACTACCGCGTCGAAGACGACTGGTACGCCGCCGTTCGGGCCGCGTTCGAGGAGGGCGCACCCGTCGTCACCGGTCCGCTTCGCCGGACGGTCAAAGGCGGCGCGACGAGTCAGGGCCCCGAGCGCAGACAGATCGCAGATCGGGAGGTGTCGTACTTCAACGGCCGCAACGTCGCGTTCCGACGCGGGGTGTTGGACGACCTCGACGGCTTCGACGAGTACCTCGAGACCGGCGGCGCACGCGACGCTTCCCACCGACTCGCAGGGATGAGCGTCCCCGTCGAGTGGGACGCAGAGATGGCCGCACGGCGGAAGTCGGAGGCGACCGATGGAGGCGTCGCCGACCGCGAACTCGGCTGGAAGTATCGCGCGCTCGCGTACCGACTCATCAAGAACTACGGTACCCGACCGACCGTCGTCCGGCGGACGCTGAGTCACGCCTCCAGCGACGCGGTCGCGGCCTTCCGCGACGTGCTCCGCGGCGACGCCACGCCGACCTCGTGGGCGGGGAACGGGCGCGACGTGGTGACGGGCATCGCCAGCGGCGTCTCGGACGGCCTCGTCGCCCGAACGAAAGACCGCTCACCGAGGCGGAACCCTAACGGCGTGTCGGCGCGGGCGGATCGTGCGGTCGCGCGGTACGACAGGCGCACCGAGTAG